The following are from one region of the Rhodopirellula sp. P2 genome:
- the hisA gene encoding 1-(5-phosphoribosyl)-5-[(5-phosphoribosylamino)methylideneamino]imidazole-4-carboxamide isomerase — MEIWPAIDLRHGKPVRLRQGDYDQQTTFGDDPVEFAKRWQESGARRLHLVDLDAARGDSPDANRDAVQRIIEATGLPCQMGGGVRDEATIESLLKVGVSRLVVGSRALKDPDWFVEMCDKYPGKLVAGIDARDGKVATQGWLETSDVSAFEFATKLRARTENIAAIVYTDIAKDGMMQGPNFEGLAEMAAASDIPLVASGGVTTYDDIQQLVAMNMPAAIVGRSLYDGVMELGEVVRLAGDV, encoded by the coding sequence ATGGAAATTTGGCCCGCCATTGATTTGCGTCACGGAAAACCGGTTCGTCTTCGCCAAGGAGACTACGACCAACAAACCACGTTTGGGGATGACCCGGTCGAGTTTGCAAAACGCTGGCAAGAATCCGGTGCCCGACGACTGCATTTGGTCGATTTGGACGCCGCTCGCGGTGACAGTCCCGATGCCAATCGGGACGCGGTCCAACGGATCATTGAGGCGACCGGGTTGCCTTGCCAAATGGGAGGTGGGGTGCGTGACGAAGCCACGATCGAATCGTTGTTGAAAGTCGGAGTCTCTCGATTGGTCGTCGGCTCGCGGGCGCTGAAAGACCCGGACTGGTTCGTCGAAATGTGTGACAAGTACCCCGGCAAGTTGGTCGCGGGCATCGACGCACGAGATGGCAAGGTCGCCACGCAGGGATGGCTCGAAACCAGCGACGTCTCGGCGTTTGAGTTTGCGACCAAGTTGAGAGCTCGCACAGAGAACATCGCTGCGATCGTTTACACCGACATCGCGAAGGATGGCATGATGCAAGGTCCCAATTTTGAAGGGTTGGCGGAGATGGCCGCGGCAAGCGACATCCCCTTGGTCGCCAGCGGTGGCGTCACGACCTATGACGACATCCAGCAGCTGGTTGCGATGAACATGCCCGCCGCGATTGTGGGTCGGTCTCTCTACGACGGCGTGATGGAACTGGGTGAGGTCGTGCGACTGGCCGGCGACGTTTGA
- a CDS encoding sulfatase family protein produces the protein MRFPHLLAICLPAFFSTLPASASTPEDVAGSRPNIVVIYMDDMAYADIGPFGAKGYSTPNLERMASEGRKFTDFSVSSAVCSASRSALLTGCYHRRLGLSGALGPQAKIGLAASETTFAEVCRSAGYRTACYGKWHLGHHPKFLPTNQGFDQFYGIPYSNDMWPLHPDTIRRQQKDPSDPGNWPPLPIIESIAGQSPRIVNDNVQPADQEQMTVELTRRSVKFIQDPSSDQPFLLYLPHPMVHVPLYVSERFRGKSGAGLFGDVMMEVDWSVGQILSAIESIDQQKNTLVIFTSDNGPWLSYGNHAGSAAPLREGKGTQWEGGVREPTIMWWPDTIPAGTTCDTFCSTIDVLPTIVELTGGEAPQQKIDGHSILDLMLDVPGAKSPHESFVGYYGGGQLQTIRNERFKLIFPHAYRTLGDREPGKDGMPDGYAMTKSGLELYDLDADVSETTNVIDDHPEVVQQLQAAAKVYRQQLGDRLQKVTGTEIRGPGKLTDDEPQLTWKGSR, from the coding sequence ATGAGATTCCCCCACCTCCTGGCAATTTGCCTCCCCGCCTTTTTCAGCACACTCCCCGCCTCCGCCAGCACGCCAGAGGATGTCGCGGGATCACGACCGAACATCGTCGTGATTTACATGGACGACATGGCGTACGCCGACATTGGCCCCTTTGGTGCCAAGGGCTACTCCACGCCGAACCTGGAACGGATGGCCAGCGAAGGCCGCAAATTCACCGACTTCAGCGTTTCGTCCGCCGTCTGCTCCGCGTCACGCTCGGCTCTTCTCACCGGTTGCTACCACCGCCGTCTCGGGCTGTCAGGTGCCCTCGGCCCCCAAGCCAAGATCGGCCTCGCGGCCTCTGAAACCACCTTTGCAGAAGTCTGCCGATCGGCGGGCTATCGAACCGCTTGCTATGGCAAATGGCACCTGGGACATCACCCCAAATTCCTGCCCACCAACCAAGGTTTTGACCAGTTCTACGGCATCCCCTACAGCAACGACATGTGGCCGCTGCACCCGGACACGATCCGCCGTCAACAGAAAGATCCCAGCGACCCCGGCAATTGGCCACCGCTGCCGATCATCGAATCCATCGCGGGCCAGTCACCTCGAATCGTCAACGACAACGTTCAACCGGCGGATCAAGAACAAATGACGGTGGAACTCACTCGCCGCAGCGTCAAGTTCATCCAAGACCCCTCCAGCGACCAACCGTTCTTGCTGTACCTGCCTCATCCGATGGTTCACGTTCCGCTGTATGTGTCCGAGCGCTTTCGCGGCAAGAGCGGGGCAGGGCTGTTCGGCGACGTGATGATGGAAGTCGATTGGTCAGTCGGCCAAATCCTTTCCGCAATTGAATCCATCGACCAGCAAAAGAACACGCTCGTAATCTTCACCAGCGACAACGGACCTTGGCTTTCCTACGGCAACCACGCTGGCAGTGCCGCGCCACTTCGCGAAGGCAAAGGCACCCAGTGGGAAGGCGGCGTTCGGGAACCCACGATCATGTGGTGGCCCGACACCATTCCTGCGGGCACCACCTGCGACACGTTCTGCTCGACCATCGATGTGCTGCCAACAATCGTGGAGTTGACCGGTGGCGAAGCTCCCCAGCAAAAGATCGATGGCCACTCCATCCTTGACCTGATGCTCGATGTTCCCGGTGCGAAATCGCCTCACGAATCCTTCGTCGGCTACTACGGCGGCGGACAACTGCAAACCATCCGCAACGAGCGTTTCAAATTGATTTTCCCGCACGCCTATCGAACGTTGGGAGATCGCGAACCAGGAAAGGACGGCATGCCCGATGGCTACGCGATGACCAAGTCGGGTTTGGAACTGTACGACTTGGACGCCGACGTTTCAGAGACCACCAATGTGATCGACGACCATCCCGAAGTCGTCCAACAACTGCAGGCAGCCGCGAAAGTCTATCGCCAACAACTCGGCGACCGACTTCAAAAGGTCACCGGCACCGAGATCCGCGGCCCCGGAAAGCTCACGGACGACGAGCCTCAACTGACCTGGAAAGGTTCTCGCTAG
- a CDS encoding C25 family cysteine peptidase, with product MNRRPFSLGSCSLALLAILAVSFSATANSADDVDVIVVASPELDAALQPWIHMRSQEGLRITTVRPADTATLTHQQIWNAGGAATRYIVLVGDTPDYDTRRNQPHQIPTWMIPAPVTSRFGSTSTLPTDLPYGDRDGDRVSDAAIGRLPVRSAGQLASVIQRIEAYENSDDFGLWRRSFQLTGGVGGFGAMVDTAIESVTRGVITTVLPADTKPQIAYASPNHPFCPPGESFTDAVLNRYRTGARFWVYAGHGQIDRLELLQTTAADGTPAARQQWSVESLLDNQNTTQLKRAPDGATIAVLLACFAGAYDAPGDCLAERMVLADGGPIAVIASSRLSMPYGNACMGLGLLESVYSGGQQNTGCDRIGDAMLHAARSLQSKQQGKQSTMRVMVDTLASMISPAGTDLQQERLEHAALYQLLGDPTLRLHPPQPLALSIEPADKAELQTNDSSSGPAPRSLSIAVTSPIAGTLIVAIERPLTAITQTPTDSTSDHDAHGTTITEHQIEVSAGKRILQTLQLPLGESGPVVIRGFVHGKTGWASAAQRTFLPD from the coding sequence ATGAATCGTCGCCCCTTTTCTCTCGGCTCATGCTCGCTGGCTCTGCTAGCGATCCTGGCGGTCAGCTTCTCGGCCACCGCGAATTCTGCCGATGACGTGGATGTGATCGTCGTGGCTTCGCCCGAACTGGACGCAGCCCTGCAGCCCTGGATCCACATGCGATCCCAGGAAGGACTTCGAATCACGACCGTTCGGCCAGCCGACACCGCGACGCTCACCCACCAACAAATCTGGAATGCCGGTGGAGCCGCGACACGTTACATCGTTCTCGTTGGCGACACCCCCGATTACGACACGCGTCGCAACCAACCGCATCAAATTCCTACTTGGATGATTCCGGCCCCGGTCACCTCGCGGTTCGGATCCACATCCACGCTGCCCACCGATCTGCCTTATGGCGACCGCGACGGCGACCGGGTCAGCGACGCAGCCATTGGTCGCTTGCCAGTTCGCTCAGCTGGACAACTGGCCAGCGTCATTCAGCGTATCGAAGCGTATGAAAACTCCGACGACTTCGGCCTCTGGCGACGATCGTTTCAACTAACCGGCGGGGTCGGCGGCTTCGGGGCGATGGTCGACACCGCCATCGAATCGGTCACTCGAGGCGTGATCACCACGGTGCTGCCGGCCGACACAAAACCACAGATTGCCTACGCCAGCCCGAACCATCCGTTTTGTCCTCCCGGTGAATCGTTCACCGATGCGGTCCTGAATCGCTATCGCACGGGCGCTCGCTTTTGGGTGTATGCGGGTCACGGACAAATTGATCGACTCGAACTGCTGCAGACAACCGCGGCAGATGGCACGCCAGCCGCTCGCCAGCAATGGTCGGTGGAATCCTTGCTCGACAATCAAAACACGACGCAACTCAAACGAGCTCCCGACGGCGCAACCATCGCCGTGTTGCTGGCCTGCTTCGCCGGTGCCTACGACGCCCCGGGAGACTGCTTGGCCGAACGAATGGTGCTCGCTGACGGAGGCCCGATCGCCGTGATCGCTTCGTCTCGCTTGTCGATGCCGTATGGCAACGCCTGCATGGGGCTCGGACTGCTGGAATCGGTTTACTCAGGCGGTCAACAAAACACCGGCTGCGACCGTATCGGTGACGCGATGCTGCATGCCGCTCGCAGCCTGCAATCCAAACAACAGGGTAAACAATCGACCATGCGGGTCATGGTCGACACCCTCGCCTCGATGATCTCTCCCGCCGGAACGGATCTGCAACAAGAACGCTTGGAACACGCGGCCCTCTATCAATTGCTCGGCGACCCAACCTTGCGTTTGCATCCACCGCAACCGTTGGCCCTTTCCATTGAGCCCGCCGACAAAGCGGAATTGCAAACCAACGATTCCAGCAGCGGGCCCGCGCCACGTTCGCTCAGCATCGCTGTGACCAGCCCGATCGCTGGCACGCTGATCGTCGCCATCGAACGGCCATTGACCGCGATCACCCAAACCCCCACCGATTCAACCAGCGACCACGACGCTCACGGAACCACCATCACGGAACACCAAATCGAGGTTTCCGCTGGCAAACGCATCCTGCAAACGCTCCAGCTTCCGCTTGGAGAATCGGGCCCGGTGGTCATTCGAGGTTTTGTTCATGGTAAAACAGGGTGGGCCAGCGCGGCCCAAAGAACCTTCCTCCCTGATTGA
- the ruvX gene encoding Holliday junction resolvase RuvX: MSTPTHTPDDGFPSTGRLASVDYGTVRIGVAICDPDWILASPLETHPVSTPEKDAQYFIDLVKSERIAAWVVGLPIHCDGGESDKSKESRKFAAWLKETTGLPTRLFDERFTTVAATAKIRQGKTTRKKTKQRVDAVAAQVLLESFLESCRYRGELAGHCLEDSTSDDSLDDA, encoded by the coding sequence ATGTCTACGCCCACCCACACGCCCGATGACGGGTTTCCATCCACCGGGCGATTGGCATCGGTGGACTACGGAACGGTCCGCATCGGAGTCGCGATTTGCGATCCGGACTGGATCCTGGCTAGCCCCCTGGAAACCCACCCGGTCAGCACGCCCGAAAAGGACGCTCAGTACTTCATTGACCTCGTCAAGTCAGAACGAATTGCCGCCTGGGTCGTCGGTTTGCCCATCCACTGCGACGGCGGCGAAAGCGATAAAAGCAAAGAAAGCCGAAAATTCGCGGCCTGGCTGAAGGAAACCACCGGACTGCCCACTCGTCTCTTCGACGAGCGTTTCACGACGGTCGCCGCCACCGCGAAAATCCGGCAGGGAAAAACCACTCGCAAGAAAACCAAACAGCGCGTCGATGCCGTCGCCGCGCAGGTATTGCTGGAATCATTCCTGGAATCCTGCCGTTACCGCGGCGAACTTGCCGGGCATTGCCTGGAAGATTCAACTTCCGATGATTCGCTCGATGATGCATGA
- a CDS encoding ATP-dependent DNA helicase, with protein MSDPISIDSILGPGGSISRRLPRYEPREQQLEMARAVSSALTDREHLVVEAGTGTGKSFAYLAAAILHATSDQTESGGKKPSPSLDSVDDRIPPAGEQKEKPERPKRVLISTHTISLQEQLIGKDIPLLNSVIPREFSAVLVKGRNNYLSLRRMGRAVEKSVSLMANDFQMQQLREIRKWSDNTPDGSLSTLPIKPDGQVWDEVRSDTGNCLRNKCPNFKDCFYFQARRRAQNAQLLIVNHAMLFTDIAMRRQGVSLLPDYDAIILDECHTIESVAGDHLGIRLTSGQFDYLFDRLYNDRQQKGLLVAHNLDALQKMVDRCRFAASEMFAGVLDWMQESRSRNGRVHHPEVVPNPLSEPMEILARRLRAHADAQDNDSDRQDFQSAHDRLLALAGGLREWLDQSLKQESVYWVETSGSRRGMDRVSLSASPIDIGQTLREEVFQNEEIGSVIMTSATLATGEQDKFKFFRSRIGLTTGRSLQVGSPFDYEKQAKLIIVRGLPDPSAKREEFEAALPEQIKRFVGHTDGHAFVLFTSYSLLRKCAEAITPWCIERDLHLYSQAGDQNRTQLLDSFRKDPRGVLLGTDSFWQGVDVPGDALTNVVITKLPFSVPDHPLLEARLETIRARGGHPFPDYQLPEAVIKFRQGFGRLIRTRDDSGMVVVLDPRIRSKPYGRLFLSALPPLPCHDVGTVPRQKTKKQ; from the coding sequence GTGAGCGACCCCATTTCGATCGATTCGATTCTCGGACCTGGCGGCAGCATCAGCCGCCGACTGCCACGCTATGAACCGCGCGAACAGCAACTTGAGATGGCCCGTGCAGTCTCCTCGGCACTGACCGATCGAGAACACTTGGTCGTCGAAGCAGGCACGGGAACGGGGAAGAGCTTCGCCTACCTGGCCGCCGCGATTCTGCACGCGACTTCCGACCAAACCGAATCGGGAGGCAAAAAACCAAGCCCGTCGCTGGACTCGGTCGACGACCGCATCCCGCCCGCTGGCGAACAAAAGGAAAAACCTGAGCGTCCCAAACGCGTCCTGATTTCAACCCACACGATCAGCCTGCAAGAACAACTGATTGGCAAAGACATCCCGCTTCTCAACAGTGTTATCCCCCGCGAATTCTCCGCAGTGCTGGTGAAGGGACGCAACAACTACTTGTCGCTACGACGGATGGGACGGGCCGTTGAAAAATCCGTGTCGTTGATGGCCAACGATTTCCAAATGCAGCAGCTTCGCGAAATTCGCAAGTGGTCCGACAACACTCCTGACGGCTCGCTCTCAACATTGCCGATCAAACCCGACGGTCAGGTTTGGGACGAGGTCCGCAGTGACACCGGCAATTGCCTTCGCAACAAATGCCCGAACTTCAAAGACTGCTTTTACTTCCAAGCCCGACGCCGCGCCCAGAACGCGCAACTGTTGATCGTCAATCACGCGATGCTGTTCACCGACATCGCGATGCGACGGCAGGGTGTTTCACTGCTGCCTGATTACGACGCAATCATCCTCGACGAATGCCACACCATCGAATCCGTCGCCGGTGACCACCTCGGCATTCGACTGACCAGCGGCCAATTTGATTACCTGTTCGATCGCCTTTACAACGACCGCCAGCAAAAGGGATTGCTCGTCGCGCACAACCTGGACGCGTTGCAGAAGATGGTCGACCGATGCCGGTTTGCGGCCAGCGAAATGTTTGCCGGTGTGCTGGATTGGATGCAAGAATCGCGATCTCGCAACGGCCGGGTGCATCATCCCGAAGTGGTGCCCAACCCGCTCAGCGAACCGATGGAGATCCTCGCTCGACGCCTGCGTGCTCACGCCGACGCACAAGACAACGACTCCGATCGGCAAGACTTTCAATCCGCCCACGATCGACTTCTCGCCTTGGCCGGTGGCCTTCGCGAATGGCTCGACCAATCGCTCAAACAAGAATCGGTCTATTGGGTTGAAACCTCCGGCAGTCGTCGAGGAATGGACCGAGTCTCTTTATCCGCCTCCCCAATCGATATCGGCCAAACGCTTCGCGAAGAAGTGTTCCAGAACGAGGAAATCGGCTCGGTCATCATGACCAGTGCCACGCTGGCGACCGGCGAACAGGACAAGTTCAAATTTTTCCGCAGCCGCATTGGACTGACGACGGGTCGCTCACTCCAAGTCGGCAGCCCCTTCGACTACGAGAAGCAAGCCAAGCTGATCATCGTTCGCGGACTGCCCGATCCCTCTGCTAAACGAGAGGAATTCGAAGCGGCATTGCCCGAACAAATCAAACGCTTTGTCGGACACACCGATGGCCACGCGTTTGTGCTCTTCACGAGTTACTCGTTGCTTCGCAAATGCGCCGAAGCGATCACGCCGTGGTGCATCGAACGTGACCTGCACTTGTACAGCCAAGCGGGCGATCAAAACCGAACACAACTGCTCGATTCATTCCGCAAAGATCCACGTGGCGTGCTGCTTGGAACCGACAGCTTCTGGCAAGGAGTCGATGTGCCTGGCGATGCTCTCACCAACGTCGTGATCACGAAACTGCCGTTCTCCGTTCCCGACCATCCGCTACTCGAAGCACGGCTGGAAACCATCCGTGCCCGCGGCGGCCATCCATTCCCCGACTACCAATTGCCCGAAGCCGTGATCAAATTCCGGCAGGGCTTTGGACGTCTGATCCGCACCCGGGATGACTCGGGGATGGTCGTGGTCTTGGACCCGCGAATTCGATCCAAACCTTACGGCCGACTCTTCCTCAGCGCACTTCCACCTTTACCATGTCACGACGTCGGCACCGTCCCACGACAAAAGACAAAGAAGCAGTGA
- a CDS encoding N-acetyltransferase, with the protein MSENVLCQPVSGRKDQKAFLDLEKRLYRDDPNWVPPLWSERVKLLGFKHHPFYDDAEGQTFLVRRGDRVVGRVLAVVNHAHNRYHEETRGFFGFFECEDDEEAAIKLLNTAGDWLKERGMTGVRGPVHPSLNYEVGLLVDGFDTPPTFLIPYNHPYYERLIQAAGFEKSQDLYSYEASIDILETLDPKLLFVIEESTRRFKAECRTIDPKNFHSDVRVFLDIYNQSLQRTWGYVPMSESEVDEQSKGLKNLLLPKLTSIAEIDGKPVGAGFGLLDYNPLIKQIGGKLFPFGWLKLLLGRKKLKRLRLVSANVLPEYQKWGLGLVTLYKILPEAIDFGIEMGEFSWVLESNQLSRGTIERGGATRSKTHRIYDRSLTPEPEQAST; encoded by the coding sequence ATGTCCGAAAATGTGTTGTGCCAACCCGTTTCCGGACGCAAAGACCAAAAGGCATTTCTCGATTTGGAAAAACGCCTCTACCGAGACGATCCCAACTGGGTCCCGCCACTGTGGAGCGAACGAGTCAAATTGCTGGGTTTCAAGCACCACCCGTTCTACGACGACGCCGAAGGACAGACGTTCCTGGTGCGGCGTGGCGACCGAGTGGTGGGACGCGTCTTGGCGGTCGTCAATCACGCCCACAATCGATACCACGAGGAAACCCGCGGGTTCTTTGGGTTCTTCGAATGTGAAGACGATGAAGAAGCCGCCATCAAGCTTCTCAACACCGCCGGCGATTGGCTGAAAGAACGCGGGATGACCGGCGTCCGCGGCCCGGTACACCCCAGCCTGAATTACGAAGTTGGGTTGCTGGTCGATGGCTTTGACACACCGCCGACATTCCTGATCCCCTACAACCATCCGTATTACGAACGGCTGATCCAAGCCGCCGGCTTCGAAAAGTCTCAAGACCTCTACAGCTACGAAGCCTCGATCGACATCCTGGAAACGCTCGATCCCAAGTTGCTGTTTGTGATCGAAGAATCGACTCGGCGGTTCAAAGCCGAATGTCGCACGATCGACCCCAAGAACTTCCACTCCGACGTCCGCGTTTTTCTGGACATCTACAACCAATCGCTGCAGCGCACCTGGGGCTATGTCCCGATGAGCGAATCGGAAGTGGACGAGCAAAGCAAAGGCTTGAAAAACCTGTTGCTCCCCAAACTCACCAGCATCGCCGAAATCGACGGCAAACCCGTTGGAGCTGGCTTCGGCTTGCTCGACTACAACCCGCTGATCAAACAAATCGGCGGCAAACTGTTTCCGTTCGGTTGGTTGAAACTGTTGCTCGGCCGCAAGAAACTCAAGCGACTTCGTTTGGTCAGCGCCAACGTGTTGCCCGAATATCAAAAGTGGGGCCTGGGCTTGGTCACGCTCTACAAAATTTTGCCAGAAGCGATCGACTTCGGGATTGAAATGGGCGAATTCTCCTGGGTCCTCGAAAGCAACCAACTTTCGCGAGGAACGATCGAACGCGGTGGAGCCACCCGCAGCAAAACCCACCGCATCTACGACCGATCGTTGACTCCCGAACCGGAGCAGGCTTCCACGTGA
- a CDS encoding RNA methyltransferase: METIRSLQNAAVRRIVSLRRSRKRRAAGVVLVDGPRESLRAIEAGLKLVAFYEIEPKPSDSSQKSEMPEQAVVRRQAIDSGVHRWLTPEVFRKIAYTASTDRCVAEFVAPDDSLGQLTAHPAWNEGLVLVLDQVEKPGNLGAVFRSADAAGVSAVLLSDCPSDRFNPNAIRGSLGAVFTVPSASGSESEIAGFLKAQGYRVAAMRVEGSRPLFESDLRGKLAVVLGSEADGLADRWSAEWVEPVALPMAGHVDSLNVSVSAAIVAYEAMRQRG, encoded by the coding sequence ATGGAAACCATCCGAAGTTTGCAAAATGCTGCCGTCCGCCGAATCGTTTCGCTGCGCCGTTCTCGGAAACGACGTGCTGCGGGCGTTGTCTTGGTGGACGGGCCCCGAGAATCGTTGCGGGCGATCGAGGCTGGGTTGAAGCTGGTCGCTTTTTACGAGATCGAACCGAAGCCATCGGATTCGTCGCAGAAATCAGAAATGCCAGAGCAGGCGGTCGTTCGTCGCCAGGCGATCGATTCGGGCGTGCATCGTTGGTTGACGCCTGAGGTGTTCCGCAAAATCGCCTACACAGCGTCGACGGATCGCTGTGTGGCGGAGTTTGTGGCTCCGGATGATTCGCTCGGCCAGCTCACAGCTCATCCAGCCTGGAACGAGGGATTGGTGTTGGTGCTCGATCAGGTTGAAAAACCGGGCAATTTGGGCGCCGTGTTTCGGTCGGCCGATGCGGCGGGCGTGTCCGCTGTCTTGTTGTCGGATTGCCCCTCGGATCGATTCAACCCGAATGCCATTCGTGGTTCGTTGGGGGCGGTGTTCACGGTCCCTTCCGCATCTGGCAGCGAGTCGGAGATCGCTGGTTTTTTGAAGGCTCAGGGGTATCGAGTCGCTGCCATGCGCGTCGAAGGCTCGCGGCCGCTGTTCGAATCGGACTTGCGCGGCAAGTTGGCGGTCGTGCTGGGCAGCGAAGCGGATGGTTTGGCGGATCGCTGGTCGGCTGAGTGGGTCGAACCCGTGGCGTTGCCGATGGCGGGCCACGTGGACAGCTTGAATGTGTCGGTCAGCGCCGCGATTGTCGCCTACGAAGCGATGCGGCAGCGAGGTTGA
- a CDS encoding DUF4339 domain-containing protein has translation MSVWFVQKGDEQLGPYKPAELLALVRDGSVVAETRIRKDDSNWFTASQVGGLFEAARRPSIEHYCPQCNVRVGQPPTICPECGKDLERTKTRIIEHSVGQEKRSSNTPTTGPSDSAKRWLQKKIRRDKK, from the coding sequence ATGTCCGTTTGGTTTGTTCAGAAAGGCGATGAACAACTCGGCCCGTACAAGCCCGCCGAATTATTGGCTTTGGTACGTGACGGATCCGTGGTGGCGGAAACCAGGATTCGCAAGGACGATTCCAATTGGTTCACGGCCTCCCAGGTCGGCGGTCTGTTTGAGGCGGCTCGCCGGCCCAGCATCGAACACTACTGCCCCCAGTGCAACGTTCGCGTGGGACAACCGCCGACCATCTGCCCTGAATGCGGCAAAGACCTCGAGCGAACCAAAACACGCATCATTGAACACAGCGTCGGTCAAGAAAAACGGTCGTCGAACACTCCCACGACCGGCCCCAGCGATTCCGCCAAACGTTGGCTGCAAAAGAAAATACGACGCGACAAAAAATAA
- a CDS encoding PH domain-containing protein, with protein sequence MTTPGNPTDENAPSQADTRTDSVNDPHSAGVSSTPTPDAGGSASPRDPSPKSAGTPRERFLEEIARKQSPDSHEPEESLWEGGYSPKAMVGSWIGLTILSVVLLVAAGFIEQFTFGIALIVIAVLWILVGLNYAAKRLGVQYELTSQRFIHRTGILTRRTDRIEVIDISDVSYEQGPIERMFKVGSISIISTDKSDPTLELVGINNVGEVAGLIDDIRRAERRRRSIHIEQN encoded by the coding sequence ATGACCACTCCAGGCAATCCAACCGACGAAAACGCCCCTTCCCAAGCTGACACGCGAACGGATTCGGTCAACGATCCGCATTCGGCGGGCGTTTCTTCCACCCCCACCCCTGATGCCGGTGGCTCAGCCTCACCCCGTGATCCATCCCCCAAGTCGGCTGGCACGCCTCGGGAACGCTTCCTGGAAGAAATCGCCAGGAAGCAATCGCCCGACAGCCACGAACCGGAGGAATCTCTCTGGGAAGGCGGCTACAGCCCCAAAGCGATGGTCGGTTCCTGGATTGGGCTGACCATCCTCAGCGTCGTGTTGTTGGTCGCAGCCGGATTCATCGAACAATTCACCTTCGGCATCGCGCTGATTGTGATCGCTGTGCTTTGGATCTTGGTCGGCCTGAACTACGCCGCGAAACGACTGGGCGTGCAATACGAACTGACCAGTCAAAGATTCATTCACAGGACCGGCATCTTGACTCGCCGCACCGATCGCATTGAAGTGATCGACATCAGCGACGTAAGCTACGAACAGGGCCCGATCGAGCGGATGTTCAAAGTCGGTTCCATCTCCATCATCAGCACCGACAAGAGCGATCCAACGCTGGAATTGGTTGGCATCAACAACGTCGGTGAAGTGGCCGGTTTGATCGACGACATTCGACGTGCCGAACGACGACGGCGCAGCATTCACATCGAGCAAAATTAA
- the nrdR gene encoding transcriptional regulator NrdR: MRCPFCHSDNDKVQDSRTAEAGYVVRRKRLCQTCQRRFTTLEQIDALNVRVVKSDETREPFDREKIKRGIERACSKRAVTSDEIEKTVQKIEEAIYAEFDMEIPTATIGEVVLRKLATLDEVAYIRFASVYRDFDDAKDFLQIVSNLQRDAQLDGR, translated from the coding sequence ATGCGTTGCCCGTTCTGTCATTCCGATAACGACAAAGTCCAAGATTCACGGACGGCGGAGGCCGGGTACGTGGTTCGGCGGAAACGGTTGTGCCAAACGTGTCAGCGGCGTTTCACGACTTTGGAACAAATCGATGCTCTGAACGTTCGCGTGGTTAAAAGTGACGAAACGCGAGAACCGTTTGATCGAGAAAAAATCAAACGCGGGATTGAGCGGGCGTGCTCCAAACGGGCCGTCACCAGCGATGAAATCGAAAAGACGGTCCAGAAAATCGAAGAGGCGATTTACGCCGAATTTGACATGGAGATACCCACCGCGACGATTGGCGAAGTGGTGTTGCGGAAACTCGCGACGCTGGACGAAGTGGCTTACATTCGGTTTGCTAGCGTCTACCGAGATTTTGACGACGCGAAAGATTTTTTGCAGATCGTTTCCAACCTTCAGCGTGACGCTCAGTTGGACGGTCGCTGA